The bacterium genome includes a window with the following:
- the queC gene encoding 7-cyano-7-deazaguanine synthase QueC has translation MKIKTKAVVLVSGGLDSCVTAAIANQTCELSFLHANYGQRTEQKELSAFSKIADYYNVKNRLVSDLKWLKKIGGSSLTDDKVIIPNGNLNRKGIPSTYVPFRNAVLLSMAVSWAETISADFIFIGTVAQDIPNYPDTKPEFFRVFNKLIKVGTNTAIGTKIVTPINNLEKSEVIKLGIKLNAPLNLTWSCYKNNKTPCNKCDACIRRENAFKILKFKDPILDF, from the coding sequence ATGAAAATTAAAACCAAAGCAGTTGTTCTTGTATCAGGAGGACTTGATTCCTGTGTTACTGCGGCAATAGCTAATCAAACTTGCGAACTGTCGTTTTTGCACGCAAATTATGGTCAAAGAACGGAGCAAAAAGAATTATCTGCATTTAGTAAAATTGCCGATTATTACAATGTAAAAAATAGACTTGTATCTGACTTAAAATGGTTGAAAAAGATTGGGGGGTCAAGTTTAACGGACGATAAAGTTATTATCCCAAATGGAAACTTAAATAGAAAAGGCATACCTTCAACGTATGTTCCGTTCCGGAATGCTGTTTTGCTTTCAATGGCTGTAAGCTGGGCAGAAACGATATCTGCGGATTTCATATTTATTGGAACTGTGGCTCAGGATATTCCGAATTATCCAGATACAAAACCAGAATTTTTTAGAGTATTCAATAAGCTTATTAAAGTAGGAACAAATACTGCAATTGGGACAAAAATAGTTACTCCGATAAATAATTTGGAAAAATCTGAAGTCATAAAGCTTGGAATCAAACTAAATGCTCCACTGAATTTGACATGGTCGTGTTACAAAAATAATAAAACTCCATGTAATAAGTGTGATGCTTGCATTAGGAGGGAGAATGCATTTAAAATTTTAAAATTTAAAGACCCTATCCTTGACTTTTAA
- a CDS encoding tetratricopeptide repeat protein: protein MKPYVSNAYKILSCLVLFCILTSNIFSKGKTDTTEEKQPKLSEAQKVYSFGYEYLKNKMYDEAIKNFESAIQESASYIDAYLNLSLAYKGKCRFDKMQETYNNMEKFSPIKAYYALGSLYTELGKKDSAIIEYKKALEIDSGYVDALYGLGYVYEKMRKDTIIEVYKDSTTSEWKSILVKKNSLDVAIEYYKTALRYAPKNESVRYSLANAFISQKKYEEGIEELKALRDAFPEDLDVRKALGRAYLSAKKYNEAKSEFEYIAQKSPDNRENKINFGYTYEGLKEYGSALQSYNEAISLDTSDVYSYFPAINLCLTLSNLSEATRYLQKARVVSPDNQILHCLAGDIQFQSAIIASKNKNLEGSENGYQGALNEYRLALNGEAPEWQAYAKKYIKQVEDRLKEVKKEIWWHKKSR, encoded by the coding sequence ATGAAACCATATGTTTCAAATGCTTACAAAATATTAAGTTGTTTAGTATTGTTTTGTATATTAACAAGTAATATTTTTTCTAAAGGGAAAACCGATACAACAGAGGAAAAACAACCCAAATTAAGTGAAGCGCAAAAAGTTTATTCATTTGGGTATGAGTATTTAAAAAATAAGATGTATGATGAGGCGATAAAAAATTTCGAGTCTGCGATACAGGAAAGTGCTTCTTACATTGATGCATACTTGAATTTAAGTCTTGCCTATAAGGGGAAATGCAGATTCGATAAAATGCAAGAGACTTATAATAATATGGAGAAGTTTTCTCCTATTAAGGCATATTATGCTCTTGGAAGTCTTTACACTGAGTTGGGCAAGAAAGATTCTGCCATAATAGAATATAAAAAAGCACTGGAAATAGACAGTGGTTATGTGGATGCCCTCTATGGATTAGGATATGTGTATGAAAAAATGAGAAAGGACACTATAATTGAGGTATATAAAGACTCTACTACATCTGAATGGAAATCTATACTTGTGAAAAAAAACAGCCTTGATGTTGCAATAGAATATTATAAAACTGCGTTAAGATATGCTCCTAAAAATGAGAGCGTAAGGTATAGCCTTGCAAATGCTTTTATATCTCAGAAAAAATATGAAGAAGGCATAGAGGAATTAAAAGCACTACGCGATGCTTTCCCTGAGGATTTGGATGTTAGAAAAGCGCTTGGGCGTGCATATTTATCCGCTAAAAAATATAATGAAGCGAAGTCAGAGTTTGAATATATTGCTCAAAAATCGCCCGATAACCGGGAAAATAAAATCAATTTTGGATATACGTATGAAGGTTTGAAAGAATATGGTTCGGCATTGCAATCATATAACGAAGCTATTAGTCTTGATACTTCGGACGTTTACTCGTATTTTCCTGCGATAAATTTGTGCTTGACTCTGAGTAATTTAAGTGAAGCTACAAGATATCTTCAAAAAGCAAGAGTTGTATCTCCGGACAATCAAATTCTACATTGTCTTGCAGGAGATATACAATTCCAATCTGCTATAATTGCATCAAAAAATAAAAACCTTGAAGGCTCTGAAAACGGTTATCAAGGGGCGCTTAATGAATATAGACTTGCCTTAAACGGAGAAGCTCCTGAATGGCAAGCATATGCTAAAAAATACATAAAACAGGTAGAAGATAGGTTAAAAGAGGTTAAGAAAGAAATATGGTGGCATAAAAAATCTCGTTAG
- the fabF gene encoding beta-ketoacyl-ACP synthase II, producing the protein MENRVFVTGVGAVTPIGLSVKDYWNSLISGTSGVSNITKFDTTEFSVKIGAEVKNFDPLTCFSPKEVKRADTFVHYGIAAAIEAVKDSGLQFDDPLRAGVIVGSGIGGIETWEREFRKLIESPRRVSPFFIPMMIINSISGEIGIRFGIKGPNFSVVSACASSSHSICDAYRLIKEGLADVVITGGSEAAISPMAVAGFANMRALSTRNDAPTKASRPFDKERDGFIIGEGAGIIVLEEANHAIKRGANPYCELAGVGMSCDAYHITAPDSSGEGAANSMRTALQSAGVKPEDVSYINPHGTSTPLNDAIETKAIKMVFGDLAKNIPISSTKSMTGHLLGAAGAIEIIACALSIRNSMVHPTINLENPDPECDLDYVPGNARSVNVNVAISNSFGFGGHNATLVVKKI; encoded by the coding sequence ATGGAAAATCGTGTCTTTGTAACGGGAGTAGGTGCAGTTACACCCATCGGTTTATCCGTCAAAGATTACTGGAATTCTTTAATTTCAGGTACATCGGGCGTATCTAACATTACGAAATTTGACACCACCGAATTCTCCGTCAAAATAGGTGCGGAAGTTAAGAATTTCGACCCGCTTACCTGTTTTTCCCCTAAAGAAGTTAAAAGAGCGGATACTTTTGTCCATTATGGCATAGCCGCTGCAATTGAAGCCGTAAAAGACTCGGGATTGCAATTTGACGATCCGTTACGTGCAGGCGTAATCGTTGGTTCGGGAATAGGGGGGATAGAAACGTGGGAAAGAGAATTCAGGAAACTTATAGAATCACCGCGTAGAGTAAGCCCGTTCTTCATACCGATGATGATAATTAATTCAATTTCAGGTGAAATTGGAATAAGATTTGGTATAAAAGGTCCTAATTTTAGCGTGGTATCTGCCTGTGCATCTTCTTCCCATTCAATATGTGATGCGTATAGGCTTATAAAAGAAGGACTTGCCGATGTTGTAATAACGGGCGGGTCCGAAGCTGCTATAAGTCCTATGGCCGTTGCGGGGTTTGCGAATATGCGTGCTTTATCTACAAGAAATGATGCTCCTACGAAAGCATCACGACCTTTTGATAAAGAAAGAGATGGGTTTATTATTGGGGAAGGTGCAGGAATTATTGTCCTCGAAGAAGCAAATCATGCAATTAAAAGAGGAGCTAATCCTTATTGCGAACTTGCAGGTGTCGGAATGAGTTGTGACGCATATCATATTACTGCTCCCGACTCTTCAGGTGAAGGCGCTGCAAATTCGATGAGAACGGCTTTGCAAAGTGCAGGTGTGAAACCGGAAGATGTTAGTTATATCAATCCTCACGGGACATCTACTCCTTTAAACGATGCAATAGAAACGAAAGCTATCAAAATGGTATTTGGTGACCTTGCTAAAAATATTCCTATTTCTTCTACCAAATCAATGACAGGACACTTATTAGGAGCAGCCGGCGCAATAGAAATTATAGCCTGTGCTCTTTCTATTCGTAATTCTATGGTTCATCCTACTATTAATCTTGAAAATCCTGACCCTGAATGCGATTTGGATTATGTTCCCGGGAATGCCCGTTCTGTGAATGTAAATGTGGCAATATCAAATTCTTTTGGTTTCGGCGGACATAACGCAACTTTAGTCGTTAAAAAAATATAA
- the folE2 gene encoding GTP cyclohydrolase FolE2: MNLKARDIHNDNPPVKGIGIDKVGIKNLKYPITAFDKKEKKQSTIATINMYVSLPKEFRGTHMSRFVEILNKYKDTIAIKNMKPMLESIRKKFNADSAHIELQFPYFIEKTAPCSKAKSLMEYECEVICSLSEKEGFNFTLGVKIPIATLCPCSKELVKKGAHNQRGKIIIFIKSKTFFWLEDIVKIAENCASTSLYSILKREDEQFVTKWAYEHPVFVEDVVRNVAQKLDKLSNINWYSVEVESYESIHNHDAYAFIQKK, encoded by the coding sequence ATGAACTTAAAAGCTCGTGATATACACAACGACAACCCTCCCGTAAAAGGCATAGGTATAGATAAAGTAGGAATAAAAAACCTTAAATACCCTATAACCGCTTTTGATAAAAAAGAAAAAAAACAAAGCACCATCGCAACCATAAATATGTATGTCTCCTTACCAAAAGAATTCCGCGGAACTCATATGAGCAGGTTCGTTGAAATACTTAATAAATATAAAGATACTATCGCAATTAAAAATATGAAACCTATGCTTGAATCTATTCGCAAAAAATTCAATGCTGATTCCGCCCATATTGAACTGCAGTTCCCGTATTTTATTGAAAAAACCGCTCCCTGCTCCAAAGCTAAAAGTCTTATGGAATACGAATGCGAAGTTATATGCTCGCTGTCCGAAAAAGAGGGTTTCAATTTTACGCTGGGCGTGAAAATCCCAATCGCTACACTATGCCCTTGCTCTAAAGAACTTGTTAAAAAAGGCGCTCATAACCAGAGAGGTAAAATAATAATATTCATTAAATCTAAAACGTTTTTCTGGCTTGAAGATATAGTAAAAATTGCGGAAAATTGCGCTTCTACCTCTTTATACTCCATACTAAAAAGAGAAGATGAGCAATTCGTTACTAAATGGGCTTATGAACACCCCGTCTTCGTTGAAGATGTAGTCAGAAATGTCGCTCAAAAATTAGATAAATTGTCCAATATAAATTGGTATTCCGTAGAAGTAGAAAGTTATGAAAGTATTCATAACCACGATGCATACGCTTTTATTCAGAAAAAATAA
- a CDS encoding T9SS type A sorting domain-containing protein, which produces MLKNYKLLLAFVLLFCTQLSADTWTKTYGGTGYDVARSVQQTKDSGFIVVGYTNSFGAGNYDIYLIKTNSSGDTLWTRTFGGTNDDKGYSVRQTKDSGFIIAGTTYSFGADSGDVYLIRTNSLGDTLWTKTFGGTDKDYGYLVQQTQDSGFIIAGTTYSFGAGSADVYLIKINFSGDTLWTKTFGGTNWDYGYSVQQTFDGGFIIVGGTGSFGVSDGAVYLIKTDSLGDTLWSKTFPGEGRCTSGNSVQQTSDSGFIIAGTILVAGEGPGASFVYLIRTNSSGNTLWAGNSGTNNSAGESVQQTQDGGFIITGHLSNMYGGTYLIRIDSLGNNLWKKVFSGSGGYSVQELQDNGFIIAGYTYSGDVCLIKTDSLGYVAVEESSTPQSAFQNPQLQISPNLFTNQTVLMYQIPATSKVSLSFYDITGSCVKTLVNELKPAGTYSILLNSNGLKTGVYFCKMQAGDFKATTKLTLLK; this is translated from the coding sequence ATGCTTAAAAATTATAAATTATTACTCGCTTTCGTTCTTCTTTTTTGCACACAACTATCCGCGGACACATGGACAAAAACTTATGGAGGAACGGGTTATGATGTGGCGCGTTCAGTCCAGCAGACCAAAGATAGTGGGTTTATAGTTGTAGGGTATACAAACTCTTTTGGTGCAGGCAATTATGATATCTATCTAATCAAGACAAATTCTTCAGGCGATACTCTATGGACAAGAACTTTTGGTGGAACAAATGATGATAAGGGCTATTCAGTCCGGCAAACTAAAGATAGTGGATTTATTATTGCAGGAACAACATATTCCTTTGGAGCAGACTCCGGAGATGTATATCTTATAAGAACAAATTCTTTGGGAGATACTTTGTGGACGAAAACTTTCGGCGGAACGGATAAAGATTATGGCTATTTAGTTCAACAAACTCAAGACAGTGGTTTTATCATTGCAGGAACAACATATTCCTTTGGAGCAGGCTCTGCTGATGTTTATTTGATTAAAATAAATTTCTCAGGTGATACTTTGTGGACAAAAACATTTGGCGGAACTAACTGGGATTATGGCTACTCCGTTCAACAGACTTTTGATGGTGGTTTTATTATTGTAGGAGGAACTGGCTCTTTTGGTGTAAGCGATGGGGCTGTATATCTCATCAAAACAGATTCTTTAGGGGATACTCTCTGGTCGAAAACTTTCCCCGGCGAAGGTCGGTGTACTTCGGGAAATTCCGTTCAACAAACTTCCGACTCCGGTTTTATTATTGCAGGAACGATACTCGTTGCCGGTGAAGGACCTGGTGCTTCATTTGTTTATCTAATTAGGACAAATTCCTCAGGTAATACTTTGTGGGCTGGAAATTCGGGGACAAACAACTCTGCAGGAGAGTCCGTTCAACAGACTCAAGACGGTGGTTTTATTATTACAGGACATCTATCCAATATGTATGGGGGAACCTATCTTATCAGGATAGATTCTTTAGGCAACAATTTGTGGAAAAAAGTTTTCAGTGGCAGCGGCGGATATTCAGTTCAAGAACTTCAAGACAACGGATTTATTATCGCAGGTTATACATATTCTGGCGATGTTTGTCTCATAAAAACAGATTCTTTAGGATATGTTGCTGTCGAAGAATCTTCCACTCCGCAATCCGCATTCCAAAATCCGCAATTACAAATTTCCCCTAATCTGTTTACGAATCAAACAGTTTTGATGTATCAAATACCTGCCACAAGTAAAGTCTCCTTATCTTTTTACGACATAACAGGTAGTTGCGTTAAAACCCTTGTTAATGAACTCAAACCTGCCGGAACTTATAGCATACTCCTGAATTCAAACGGACTAAAGACAGGAGTTTATTTCTGTAAGATGCAAGCAGGTGACTTCAAAGCAACAACAAAACTTACTCTCCTTAAATAA
- a CDS encoding iron-containing alcohol dehydrogenase, with protein MQRFNLFTPTRIIFGEDKIKTLSGILPVNSNKVLIVTGKNSSKTNGILDITQTILTNANKKIFIFDEIEPNPLTNTVDSGAKIARENSVDLVLGIGGGSPLDASKSIAMLVNNEGPIKDYINGKKIINPVLPIITVPTTAGTGSEVDQSVVISDSETKSKTGLSSEFMFPHFAILDPTFTLSMPHSLTVDTGIDALTHVIEGYLSTKATISSDKLALEAIEIIKETLPLIVKTPKDISLRTQMLYASMLGGIVISKTGTIMLHAMGYPLTTFYNIPHGRANGILLPTMMEFLKGDKIDTINYIFRNNLRKFLNNLGISTNLRDYGIISEDVMKFLNNVWGRRNFVVTPKVVTKKDIINLYKQALQVIQEKKKPYNT; from the coding sequence ATGCAAAGATTTAATCTTTTTACACCCACAAGAATCATATTCGGCGAAGATAAAATCAAAACCCTCTCCGGGATTTTACCCGTAAATTCCAATAAAGTTTTAATAGTTACAGGTAAAAATTCTTCCAAAACTAATGGCATCCTTGATATCACCCAAACTATACTGACGAATGCCAATAAAAAAATATTCATATTTGATGAAATAGAACCAAACCCATTAACAAATACCGTGGATTCAGGAGCTAAAATCGCAAGAGAAAATTCCGTAGACCTTGTCTTAGGTATAGGCGGAGGTAGCCCTTTGGATGCTTCTAAATCTATAGCTATGCTTGTAAATAATGAAGGTCCCATTAAAGATTATATAAATGGTAAAAAAATAATAAATCCCGTCTTGCCCATAATAACTGTACCAACTACCGCAGGAACAGGTTCGGAAGTAGATCAAAGCGTAGTTATATCCGATTCGGAAACAAAAAGCAAAACTGGTTTATCTTCGGAATTTATGTTTCCACATTTTGCTATACTTGACCCGACATTTACACTTTCTATGCCGCATAGTTTAACTGTAGATACCGGTATAGATGCGTTAACTCATGTAATTGAAGGATATCTTTCAACTAAAGCCACAATCTCATCCGATAAATTGGCATTGGAAGCCATTGAAATAATTAAAGAAACTTTGCCGCTAATAGTAAAAACCCCTAAAGACATATCTTTGAGAACCCAAATGCTTTATGCGTCTATGCTGGGAGGGATTGTTATATCCAAAACAGGGACTATAATGCTTCACGCTATGGGTTATCCACTAACTACTTTTTATAATATACCACACGGTAGAGCTAATGGAATTTTATTGCCGACTATGATGGAATTTTTAAAAGGAGATAAAATAGATACTATTAACTATATATTTAGAAATAATTTAAGAAAATTTCTTAATAACTTGGGTATTAGTACTAATTTGAGAGATTATGGTATAATTTCAGAAGATGTAATGAAATTTTTGAATAATGTATGGGGGAGACGAAATTTTGTCGTAACTCCTAAGGTGGTAACCAAGAAGGATATTATAAATCTTTACAAACAAGCTCTTCAAGTAATTCAAGAGAAGAAGAAACCGTATAATACATAA
- a CDS encoding type II secretion system protein GspG, giving the protein MLKKILPFFLVFVMGCEQGGGFRDIALVRQAKREIRRIRNAIEEYKLDHSYYPSENSDLKTLLSPYLCKFIYSEGKDVAEYTSVVLSSRSNLDQLISGLSGCARIKDAEIEAIYDKIQSAFKLYEQLLAGEDVKPPSISQDISKLQELISKMKPNERKNSLGDSLIKATSLVVSVVDKSIQGISKEEDMHLKNIRSTFEYYNSELSGKKVSEKPELFDPGNELKALKEINPDSSAFQSVKDALAYYNGIKGLESYYDFLTTLVKDIERSKKIFAMFEAKVSGDLKAAKIVQAQAVLRRMADALRDYKRKEGTFPSQDVNIESVLHPYFVETTVSGERIDRWESSVAWLTAIPTYKTTDPSSEFVLLAQVNNEAKTPVSIKLTVQNEWDNIVSAFAVPLTYTTPDSSQTYFIKTRAKDTGNSFITDRPPVIKKGA; this is encoded by the coding sequence ATGTTAAAAAAAATATTACCATTTTTTCTTGTTTTTGTAATGGGATGTGAGCAAGGTGGGGGGTTCCGAGATATTGCTCTTGTTAGACAGGCAAAAAGGGAAATAAGAAGGATTCGTAATGCAATTGAGGAATATAAATTAGACCATAGTTATTATCCTTCGGAAAATAGTGACCTTAAAACATTACTTTCTCCTTATTTGTGTAAATTTATTTATTCAGAGGGGAAGGATGTTGCAGAATATACTTCAGTAGTGTTAAGTAGCAGAAGTAATTTAGACCAACTAATTAGTGGGTTGTCGGGGTGTGCAAGAATAAAAGATGCGGAAATTGAAGCTATATATGACAAAATTCAATCTGCATTTAAACTTTATGAACAACTACTTGCAGGAGAAGATGTGAAACCACCTTCAATAAGTCAGGATATTTCTAAATTACAAGAATTAATCTCCAAAATGAAACCTAATGAAAGAAAAAATTCACTTGGAGATTCTTTGATAAAGGCTACTTCTTTAGTTGTGAGTGTGGTAGATAAGTCAATTCAAGGTATTTCAAAAGAAGAAGATATGCATTTGAAAAACATAAGGTCTACTTTTGAATATTATAATTCAGAGTTGTCCGGTAAGAAAGTTTCTGAAAAACCGGAACTTTTTGATCCTGGAAACGAATTAAAAGCTTTAAAAGAAATAAATCCTGATTCCAGTGCTTTTCAATCTGTAAAAGATGCGCTTGCTTATTATAACGGTATTAAAGGTCTGGAAAGTTACTATGATTTTTTAACTACACTTGTAAAAGACATTGAAAGGTCAAAGAAAATTTTTGCAATGTTTGAAGCAAAAGTGTCAGGAGATTTAAAAGCGGCAAAAATTGTTCAAGCGCAGGCTGTTTTGCGTCGTATGGCTGATGCTTTAAGAGATTATAAACGAAAAGAAGGAACTTTCCCAAGTCAGGATGTTAATATTGAGTCGGTTCTTCATCCGTATTTTGTAGAAACAACTGTAAGCGGAGAGCGAATAGACAGATGGGAATCATCTGTAGCGTGGTTGACTGCGATACCTACTTATAAAACTACAGATCCTTCTTCGGAGTTTGTTTTGTTGGCACAAGTTAACAATGAAGCAAAAACTCCAGTATCAATTAAGCTTACTGTTCAAAACGAGTGGGATAATATAGTTAGCGCATTTGCAGTGCCGTTAACATATACGACACCCGATTCTTCACAAACCTATTTTATAAAAACCCGTGCAAAAGATACCGGCAATTCGTTTATAACCGACCGACCACCGGTCATCAAAAAAGGAGCTTAA
- a CDS encoding lamin tail domain-containing protein, with product MFHLFFCVFTTIQASILPAVPDDSIPFAVKITTSNLNPTDTSYEFSAWIRDTSTDSSISQIWTPDGWKSNSYQPFYSKTGQTRSNWIFLKIYRHYNPASYYFSFKYKDGDTDQIYLYYPTFRIMDMHTSGGWLQGTLYKDSLLTTPYPNVIVIAKDSSNNPLGCYITEDNKISDNNPSRDGWLSIAVPTGNIATLEFEDVSGNTLNAYLATTPPFNIKLYDTTFTDPVILNKVSFSPETPTPGDSLLINVELYNPGNTVNNVQIDAMSDNVLVGTITVNTLAEHASFNGTIVYKNLQSGKHKIEIKLTVNNCVTTKTFYIQVGTGNIIINEIMYKPSTSGEWLELTNKSNEEINIANWTLDNQKITDTNYYLKPSSFVVIAESSSQVLNSIYGNCNVISLGSSFPNLRDGIDTLTIRDNSNLVQDLLTYDINWASNSDNGISLERISSVSSTNDADNWNSSTAPLGATPCKTNSICLGGSSISATLTAQPRIFSPNKHDSPATRIFYTLPFTKAIVKLYVYDRNGRCIRKLLDNYSSGSQSKYIWQEGCVWDGKNDNGSFLTTGIYIVYLEAKDEFSTKSVSNKTTVVLKK from the coding sequence ATGTTTCATCTTTTCTTTTGCGTATTCACTACCATTCAAGCCTCCATTCTCCCAGCTGTTCCCGACGACAGTATCCCATTCGCTGTCAAGATTACAACTTCAAACCTTAATCCTACCGACACTTCTTACGAATTTTCTGCCTGGATACGTGATACTTCCACGGATAGCAGTATCTCACAAATTTGGACTCCGGACGGATGGAAGTCTAATTCATACCAGCCATTCTACTCTAAAACAGGGCAGACCAGAAGCAATTGGATATTCTTAAAAATTTACAGACACTATAACCCTGCAAGCTATTATTTTTCTTTCAAATATAAAGACGGTGATACTGACCAGATTTATCTCTATTACCCGACTTTCCGGATAATGGATATGCATACTTCAGGCGGTTGGCTTCAGGGAACGCTCTATAAAGATTCCCTCCTTACCACTCCTTATCCCAATGTTATCGTAATTGCGAAAGATTCTTCAAATAACCCGCTCGGTTGTTATATAACGGAGGATAATAAAATCTCCGATAATAACCCCTCAAGAGACGGCTGGCTCTCAATTGCCGTCCCTACCGGAAACATTGCTACCCTTGAATTTGAAGATGTCTCAGGAAATACGCTTAATGCATATCTCGCTACTACCCCTCCTTTCAACATTAAACTCTACGATACTACCTTTACAGACCCTGTAATCCTTAATAAAGTGTCTTTTTCCCCGGAAACGCCAACTCCCGGCGATAGTCTCTTAATTAATGTTGAACTTTATAACCCGGGAAATACTGTTAACAATGTTCAAATAGATGCTATGTCCGATAATGTATTGGTTGGAACAATCACGGTTAATACTCTTGCAGAACACGCTTCCTTCAATGGAACTATAGTATATAAAAATCTGCAATCCGGAAAACATAAAATAGAAATCAAACTCACCGTTAACAACTGTGTTACAACTAAAACGTTCTACATTCAGGTAGGTACGGGAAATATTATAATAAACGAAATTATGTATAAACCCTCGACTTCAGGCGAATGGTTGGAACTTACGAACAAAAGCAATGAAGAAATAAACATCGCAAACTGGACTCTTGATAATCAAAAGATAACCGATACAAACTATTACCTGAAACCTTCTTCTTTTGTAGTAATCGCAGAATCTTCTTCTCAGGTTTTAAATAGTATCTATGGTAATTGCAATGTCATATCGCTCGGAAGCAGTTTCCCGAATCTAAGAGACGGCATAGACACTTTAACAATAAGAGACAATTCGAATCTCGTTCAGGATTTGCTAACGTATGATATTAACTGGGCTTCTAATTCTGACAACGGCATATCGCTTGAAAGAATAAGTTCTGTCTCTTCTACGAATGATGCGGACAACTGGAATTCTTCCACTGCCCCGTTAGGCGCTACTCCCTGTAAAACCAATTCTATATGTTTAGGGGGAAGTTCTATAAGCGCAACTCTTACTGCTCAACCTAGAATCTTTTCTCCGAACAAACACGACTCACCCGCAACTCGTATATTTTATACGTTACCGTTTACGAAAGCAATAGTAAAATTGTATGTATACGACCGCAATGGCAGATGTATCAGGAAGTTATTGGATAATTATTCTTCAGGTTCCCAGTCAAAATATATATGGCAGGAAGGTTGTGTATGGGATGGGAAGAATGACAATGGTAGTTTCTTAACAACCGGGATTTACATAGTTTATCTGGAAGCAAAGGACGAGTTTTCAACTAAATCCGTTTCAAACAAAACTACCGTAGTGCTTAAAAAATAA
- a CDS encoding anaerobic ribonucleoside-triphosphate reductase activating protein, with protein MNFKGHQPLSLIDYPKKMCTVLFTGGCSFHCYFCHNPELVVDYKKLPDIPGAQILKFLDGRRGFLDGICITGGEPTLWKELPEFMKQVKDMNFLIKLDTNGTNPEFLTSVIENKLVDYIAMDIKTTPAKYPDVVEIENIDISKIDESIKILLNSTIEYEFRTTVFPEFFSQIDAQEIGHWIKGAKSYILQKPRTIKMLSKGRFKEKDIPLYTDAELLKLATFLPNCTIR; from the coding sequence ATGAACTTTAAGGGGCATCAACCGTTGTCTTTAATTGATTATCCAAAAAAAATGTGTACTGTTCTGTTTACGGGAGGCTGTAGCTTCCATTGTTATTTCTGTCATAATCCTGAACTGGTGGTTGATTACAAGAAACTACCCGATATTCCCGGCGCTCAAATCCTAAAATTTCTTGACGGAAGACGCGGTTTCCTTGATGGAATTTGCATAACAGGTGGCGAACCGACTTTATGGAAAGAATTACCCGAATTTATGAAACAGGTAAAAGATATGAACTTCCTTATAAAATTGGATACCAACGGCACCAACCCGGAATTTTTAACATCTGTTATTGAGAATAAACTTGTCGATTACATAGCAATGGACATAAAAACAACTCCTGCAAAATATCCCGATGTTGTGGAAATAGAAAATATCGATATCTCAAAGATTGATGAAAGTATCAAAATTCTACTAAACTCGACTATTGAATACGAATTCAGGACTACGGTATTCCCGGAGTTCTTCAGTCAAATTGATGCCCAGGAAATCGGGCACTGGATAAAAGGGGCTAAGTCGTATATCCTCCAAAAACCAAGAACCATAAAGATGCTTTCTAAAGGCAGGTTCAAGGAAAAAGACATCCCTCTTTATACGGACGCCGAACTACTCAAACTCGCCACTTTCCTCCCCAACTGCACCATACGTTAA
- a CDS encoding acyl carrier protein: protein MDVREEVKKIVIEKLGVEETQVVDAARFIDDLGADSLDTVELVMALEEKFNMEIPDDEAEKLTTVGSAIKYIESKSTPK from the coding sequence ATGGATGTAAGAGAAGAAGTAAAAAAGATTGTTATAGAAAAACTTGGAGTAGAAGAAACTCAGGTTGTTGATGCTGCCCGTTTTATAGATGACCTCGGTGCAGACTCTCTTGATACGGTAGAACTCGTTATGGCTTTGGAAGAAAAATTTAATATGGAAATTCCTGATGACGAAGCAGAAAAACTTACTACAGTTGGTAGTGCAATTAAATATATTGAAAGTAAATCAACGCCAAAGTAG